In Roseomonas fluvialis, one genomic interval encodes:
- a CDS encoding xanthine dehydrogenase family protein molybdopterin-binding subunit — MPDTNLADPTLLKFGIGQPVKRQEDPILLRGQGRYTDDMAVEGQVWCVMVRSPYAHGVIRGISVDEARGMPGVLGVFTAADMAEYGPMRSVLPLKNKDGTPLINIDRGPLAADRVRFVGDPVAFVVAETKAQAKDAAEAVEMDIDALPAVTEASVAAAPGAPLLYDHVPGNVVLDFRFGDAEKVEAAFAKAAHVTTLNIRNNRIVVAAMEPRSAIGEWDAAEGRYVLRVGSQGVFGLRNQMANDILKVPVDKVRIITGNVGGSFGMKASAYPEYACVLHAAKLLGRPVKWTDERSGSFLSDCHGRDHETEASLALDGDGRFLAVRLRSYGNMGAYLSTVGNLMGTGNFSKNIQSNYATPLLLVETKNVVTNTTPVSAYRGAGRPEGNYFMERLIETAARETGRDAIALRKLNHIKPEAFPFSAPSGSVYDSGDFSAVLDRALEAADWNGYAARKAESDARGVLRGRGIGNFLECTAPPMKEQGELVFEADGTVTIVTGTLDYGQGHWSAFAQVLHSKLGVPFEKIRLMQGDSDRLVAGGGTGGSKSLMASGAAILQAADIVIEKGRAAAGYVLEAAAEDIEFTAGRFSIAGTDRGIGIMELAAKLRAIGPLPQEVPNSLDAQTVYDQAPMAYPNGCHVCEVEIDPDTGIVRIDRYVTVNDFGVIVNPMLVEGQAHGGIVQGIGQALHERVAYSEDGQLLTGTYMDYGLPRADDLPSFGFESAPSPCTTNPLGAKGCGEAGCAGSLPAVMNAISDALGGRHIDMPATPERVWAALRG; from the coding sequence ATGCCCGACACCAACCTGGCCGACCCCACCCTGCTGAAGTTCGGCATCGGCCAGCCCGTGAAGCGCCAGGAGGACCCGATCCTGCTGCGCGGCCAGGGCCGCTACACGGACGACATGGCGGTCGAGGGCCAGGTGTGGTGCGTGATGGTGCGCAGCCCCTACGCGCATGGCGTGATCCGCGGCATCAGCGTGGATGAAGCGCGGGGGATGCCGGGGGTGCTGGGCGTGTTCACCGCGGCCGACATGGCGGAATACGGGCCGATGCGATCGGTGCTGCCGCTGAAGAACAAGGACGGCACGCCGCTGATCAACATCGACCGCGGGCCGCTCGCCGCCGACCGTGTGCGCTTCGTGGGCGACCCGGTCGCCTTCGTGGTGGCCGAGACGAAGGCGCAGGCGAAGGACGCCGCCGAGGCGGTGGAGATGGACATCGACGCGCTGCCCGCCGTGACCGAGGCCTCGGTGGCCGCCGCGCCGGGCGCACCGCTTCTGTACGACCACGTACCCGGCAACGTGGTGCTGGATTTCCGATTCGGCGATGCGGAGAAAGTCGAGGCGGCCTTCGCCAAGGCCGCGCATGTCACGACCCTCAACATCCGCAACAACCGAATCGTCGTGGCGGCGATGGAGCCGCGCAGCGCGATCGGGGAATGGGACGCGGCCGAGGGTCGCTACGTGCTGCGCGTCGGCAGCCAGGGCGTGTTCGGTCTGCGCAACCAGATGGCCAACGACATCCTGAAGGTACCGGTGGACAAGGTGCGCATCATCACCGGGAATGTCGGCGGGTCGTTCGGGATGAAGGCCAGCGCCTATCCGGAATATGCCTGCGTGCTGCATGCGGCGAAGCTGCTCGGCCGGCCGGTCAAGTGGACCGACGAGCGCAGCGGGTCCTTCCTGTCCGATTGCCACGGGCGCGATCACGAGACGGAGGCGTCGCTGGCACTGGATGGCGATGGCCGGTTCCTGGCGGTGCGCCTGCGGTCCTACGGCAACATGGGCGCCTATCTGTCCACCGTGGGCAACCTCATGGGCACGGGCAATTTCAGCAAGAACATCCAGTCGAACTACGCGACACCGCTGCTGTTGGTCGAGACGAAGAACGTGGTCACCAACACCACGCCGGTGAGTGCGTATCGCGGCGCCGGGCGGCCCGAGGGCAACTACTTCATGGAGCGACTGATCGAGACGGCCGCGCGCGAGACCGGGCGCGACGCGATCGCCCTGCGCAAACTGAACCACATCAAGCCGGAGGCCTTCCCGTTCAGCGCACCGTCGGGGTCTGTGTACGATTCGGGTGATTTCTCTGCGGTGCTCGATCGCGCATTGGAAGCGGCCGACTGGAACGGATATGCGGCACGCAAGGCAGAGAGCGACGCACGCGGCGTGCTCCGCGGGCGCGGTATCGGCAATTTCCTTGAATGTACGGCGCCACCGATGAAGGAACAGGGCGAACTGGTGTTCGAGGCGGACGGGACCGTCACCATCGTCACCGGCACGCTCGACTACGGCCAGGGGCATTGGTCGGCCTTTGCCCAGGTGCTGCATTCGAAGCTCGGCGTGCCCTTCGAGAAGATCCGCCTGATGCAGGGTGACTCCGACCGGCTGGTCGCGGGGGGCGGCACGGGCGGGTCGAAGTCGCTGATGGCCTCGGGTGCCGCCATCCTTCAGGCGGCTGACATCGTCATCGAGAAGGGCCGCGCGGCGGCCGGCTACGTGCTGGAAGCGGCGGCCGAGGATATCGAGTTCACCGCCGGGCGCTTCAGCATCGCCGGTACCGATCGCGGTATCGGCATCATGGAACTGGCGGCGAAGCTGCGCGCGATCGGGCCGCTGCCGCAGGAGGTGCCGAACAGCCTCGATGCGCAGACCGTCTATGACCAGGCGCCGATGGCCTATCCGAATGGCTGCCACGTGTGCGAGGTCGAGATCGACCCCGACACCGGCATCGTGCGCATCGACCGCTACGTCACGGTCAACGACTTCGGCGTGATCGTGAACCCCATGCTGGTCGAGGGCCAGGCGCATGGCGGCATCGTGCAGGGCATCGGCCAGGCGCTGCACGAGCGCGTGGCCTATTCCGAGGACGGGCAGCTGCTGACCGGCACCTACATGGACTACGGCCTGCCGCGCGCCGACGACCTGCCCTCCTTCGGCTTCGAGAGCGCGCCCAGCCCCTGCACGACCAATCCGCTGGGTGCCAAGGGGTGTGGCGAGGCCGGCTGCGCGGGATCGCTGCCGGCGGTGATGAACGCGATCTCGGATGCGCTGGGCGGGCGGCATATCGACATGCCGGCGACGCCGGAGCGGGTCTGGGCTGCGCTGCGAGGCTGA
- a CDS encoding ribokinase, with amino-acid sequence MGRIVVVGSYNRDTVLRVPRFPQPGETLAAAGMARFHGGKGSNQAVAAARAGATVAMVAAIGADAPGRGAIDLWAAECVEARYVIRDPALSTGEALILVDDAGENEIVIVAGANAALAPPPGDAFAGAALAVAQLETPVATTIAAFAAARAAGAVTLLNAAPAQALPDALLYATDLLVVNETEAARIVGRDGRPQDLAAALAPRFRRGAVLTAGAAGAVWGRPGAALLHVPAPAVRVVDSTGAGDAFIGAFAAGLAEHLEDSAVLRRGVVAGALACQQAGAVPSLPRLAAILAGGG; translated from the coding sequence ATGGGCCGCATCGTCGTCGTCGGGTCCTACAATCGCGATACCGTGCTGCGCGTCCCGCGCTTCCCGCAGCCCGGCGAAACGCTGGCCGCGGCGGGCATGGCGCGCTTCCACGGCGGCAAGGGCAGCAACCAGGCGGTCGCCGCCGCGCGCGCCGGGGCGACAGTCGCGATGGTCGCCGCGATCGGCGCCGATGCGCCGGGGCGGGGGGCGATCGACCTCTGGGCGGCGGAATGCGTCGAAGCGCGATATGTCATCCGCGATCCCGCCTTGTCGACTGGCGAGGCGCTGATCCTCGTCGATGATGCCGGCGAGAACGAGATCGTGATCGTGGCCGGCGCCAATGCGGCGCTGGCGCCGCCGCCCGGCGATGCCTTCGCTGGCGCCGCGCTGGCAGTGGCCCAACTCGAGACGCCGGTCGCGACCACCATCGCCGCCTTCGCCGCCGCGCGCGCCGCCGGTGCGGTCACGCTGCTGAACGCCGCGCCGGCGCAGGCGCTGCCCGATGCGCTGCTCTATGCGACCGACCTGCTGGTGGTAAACGAGACGGAGGCCGCGCGCATCGTCGGGCGTGACGGTAGGCCGCAGGACCTCGCCGCTGCGCTCGCACCGCGTTTTCGTCGCGGTGCGGTGCTGACCGCGGGCGCGGCAGGCGCCGTGTGGGGGCGGCCCGGCGCCGCGCTGCTGCATGTGCCTGCACCCGCGGTGCGCGTGGTCGACAGCACGGGTGCCGGCGATGCCTTCATCGGTGCCTTCGCCGCTGGCCTGGCGGAGCACCTGGAGGATTCGGCCGTGCTGCGGCGTGGCGTGGTGGCCGGGGCGCTGGCCTGCCAGCAGGCGGGCGCGGTGCCGTCCCTGCCGCGCCTCGCGGCGATCCTTGCCGGGGGAGGCTGA
- the trxC gene encoding thioredoxin TrxC: protein MSEALQVVCPRCDAVNRVPATRIADHPVCGACKGALFTGKPVALDEARFRRQLRASSLPLLVDFWASWCGPCRAMAPQFEAAAGILEPGMRLVKVSTEDAPALAQEMAIQSIPTLALFRGGAEVARQAGAMGAAQIVAWARQVAG, encoded by the coding sequence ATGTCCGAAGCCCTGCAGGTCGTCTGCCCGCGTTGCGATGCGGTGAACCGCGTGCCTGCCACGCGTATCGCGGACCACCCCGTCTGCGGCGCCTGCAAGGGCGCGCTGTTCACGGGCAAGCCTGTCGCGCTGGATGAGGCTCGGTTCCGGCGCCAATTGCGCGCGTCCTCCCTGCCGCTGCTGGTCGATTTCTGGGCGAGCTGGTGCGGCCCCTGCCGCGCCATGGCACCACAGTTCGAGGCAGCGGCAGGCATCCTGGAACCCGGTATGCGGCTGGTGAAGGTCTCGACCGAGGACGCCCCGGCGTTGGCGCAGGAGATGGCAATCCAGTCGATCCCCACGCTCGCGCTGTTCAGGGGCGGGGCAGAGGTAGCGCGCCAGGCCGGTGCGATGGGCGCAGCGCAGATCGTAGCCTGGGCGCGCCAGGTGGCCGGCTGA
- a CDS encoding DUF2076 domain-containing protein encodes MHRSAMMALGAVALVGTACTNPYDPGQRAVGGGLIGAGTGATIGALAGGGRGAAVGALAGGLGGAAIGAATTPPPPQYGGGYGAPTYAPPGYAQQGYAPQGYAAQGYAPQPYQGGWQQAPQGGGYVGAPYPQQPPPPQAYQPPPGSYWQPQPYYAPPDAAGYYRY; translated from the coding sequence ATGCACCGCAGCGCAATGATGGCCCTTGGCGCGGTCGCCCTGGTCGGGACGGCCTGCACCAACCCCTACGACCCTGGGCAGCGCGCGGTAGGTGGCGGGCTGATCGGCGCCGGTACGGGCGCGACGATCGGCGCGCTGGCCGGCGGCGGCCGCGGCGCAGCGGTGGGCGCGCTGGCCGGGGGCCTCGGCGGCGCGGCGATCGGTGCGGCGACCACGCCGCCTCCGCCGCAATATGGCGGCGGCTATGGCGCGCCGACCTATGCGCCGCCGGGTTATGCGCAACAGGGCTACGCGCCCCAAGGCTACGCAGCTCAGGGATATGCGCCGCAACCCTACCAGGGCGGCTGGCAGCAGGCGCCGCAGGGGGGTGGCTATGTTGGCGCGCCGTACCCGCAGCAGCCCCCGCCGCCGCAGGCCTACCAGCCGCCGCCGGGGTCCTATTGGCAGCCCCAGCCCTACTACGCGCCACCGGATGCGGCGGGGTACTACCGCTACTGA